The genomic DNA CGGGACGCGCGTCCACGCCAACGACAGCCGCGCGGGGCGATGCCGCCGCGGTTAAACTCAATACCGTCCAATGAAGCGTAGTGGACGAGGCTACGAGTCCTTTTGCTCACTATCGTTCAACGAAGCGTAGTGGACGAGGTTGCGAGTCCTTTTGCATCAGAACAAATCGCTGGGACTCGTAACCTCGTCCACTACATCCCGCCGCGAATGCTTTCGACGGTCCGAAGCGCCTTCGCTAAACGGTATTGCGGTTAAACTAAGTGAGATCTACATCGCTACCGACAGTTCCATCACATTACACAACCTCCACCGATGATAAAACGCATTGCACCGTTGGCGCTCCTGACCGCTGTGTTGATCGGCGTTCTGGCGTACAGCCAGCGCGCGACCGGGCCGCTGAAGGTTTCTGGTTTTATCGAAGCCGACGAGATTCGGATCGGCTCGCGCGTCGGCGGACGCGTCGCGGCGGTGCTGGTCGAAGAGGGAGCTACCGTCGCCAAGGGACAGGAACTGGTACGGCTGGAGCCGTTTGATCTGATCGAATCGCAGCGCGAAGCGGCCGCCCAACTCGCGGCGCGGCAAGCCGATCTCGATCGCTTGGCCGCCGGATACCAGCCCGAAGAGATCCGCCAAGCCAAGGCGCGCGTCGACCAGATCGCAGCTCAACTGGAAAAGCTGACCAACGGCCCGCGACCGGAAGAGATCGCCGCCGCCAAGGGCCGCCAACAAGCGGCGGAAGTCGAGCTGACGCTCGCCCAACGCACGCTCGATCGAGCCAGCAATCTCCGCGACAGCAACGCCGTCTCGCAGCAAGAGTACGAAGAGGCGGACGAGAAGATGAAGTCGGCTCGGGCCAACCTGACCGTCCGCAACAACGAACTGCAATTGCTGGAAGCGGGTACGCGGCAGGAGGAATTGGACGAAGCCAAGGCGAAGCTGGCCGAAGCGGAGGCCGCGTGGGAGCTGATGAAAAACGGCTATCGCAACGAATTGGTCCGGCAAGCTGCCGCCGCCCGCGATGCAGCTCAAGCCACGCTCGACGCAATCGGCCAGCGGCTGGACGAACTGGTGATCCGCAGCCCGGTCGCCGGCGTGGTCGAAGCGTTGGAACTGCAACCGGGCGACCTGGTCAGTGCCAGCGGACCGGTGATGTCGTTGATGGACAACACCAACTTGTGGGTCCGCGCCTACGTCCCCGAAAACCACCTGGACCTTCAGGTCGGCCAGCGGTTGCCGATGAGCGTCGACAGTTTTCCTGACGAGCGGTTCGCGTGCGAGATCAGCTTCATCGCGCGGCGAGCCGAATTCACGCCCAGCAACATCCAGACGCCTGAAGAGCGATCGAAACAGGTCTTCCGCATCAAGGCGACGCTCGTCGAAGGGTTGGATCGACTGCGGCCAGGAATGTCCGCCGACCTCTGGCTGGGCGAAATCGAGCAACCGTCAGCGAAGAACGCCGATGAATGAGAACGTTCTTTCGGTCCGCAATCTCTCGCGCAGCTTTGGCGATCTGGTCGCGGTGCAAGACGTCAGCTTCGACGTCCGCAAAGGAGAGATCTTTGGCTTGCTGGGCCCCAACGGCAGCGGCAAGTCGACGATCATTCGGATGCTGTTGGGCATCCTGCCTCCCAGCGGCGGCGACGCGACGGTCCTAGGGCACGACGTTCGCACCGAATCGGAACAGATCAAGCATCGCGTCGGTTATATGTCGCAGAGCTTCAGTCTTTACGGCGACCTGACCGCTCGAGAAAACATCGATTTCTACGGACGAATCTACGGGCTCTCGCCGAGCCAATTAGAGCGGCGAGCCGACGAGGTGATCGAGCTCACCGGACTGGGCGACCGTGTCAGCCAGTTCGCCAGCACGCTCTCGGGCGGCTGGAAACAACGGCTGGCTCTGGCCTGTGCCCTGATTCACGAACCCGACCTGCTGTTTCTGGATGAACCAACCGCCGGGATCGATCCGGTCGCGCGAAGGCGTCTGTGGGATCTGCTGTTCGAACTTTCAGGGCGCGGCGTGACGCTGTTCGTGACGACGCACTACATGGACGAAGCCGAACGCTGCACCGATGTGGGATACATCTATCTGTCGCGGCTGTTAGTGCGTGGCAAACCATCGGATTTGAAACGCTTGCCCGACGTGACGCCCACCGGAACGCGGCGCTGCGAAATGCGAATCGATTCGCCAACGGCAAGGCTGTCCGAATTGCGGGAGATCGACGGCGTCCTCGATGCGACGCTGTTCGGCGACACCATCCATCTGCTGCTGGCGGAGGAACTGTCCGATCGCGAACTCGTTTCCCGAATGGAGACCGAACCCGACCAAGTCCAACTGCGGCCGGTCGAACCTTCCCTGGAAGATGTCTTTGTCACGTTGACGCAAGCTGCCGAACGCGATCCCGACAGTTTTCAAGCCCCCGCGCCAACGGAAGCTGCTGCCAACGAAGCCGTCGACGAATCGGAGCCGCTGCAGAAACCAAGTCCAGCGTCCCCCAGCGGATCTCCGCCGCGGCGAAGGTCCAGCGGCTTTGTCGCGGTCCTGACCAAGGAGTTCGCTCACGTCCGCCGCCAGCCATCGACGCTCGTCTTTCTGCTGCTCGTTCCGTTGATGCAGACGATCATTTTCGGATTCGCTCTCGATACGCAGATCGAAAACATCGCGATGGTCGTCTACGATCAAGACGGTCGCCGCCAGGGGCGCGAGCTCGTCGACGCGTTTCACAACACGCGGCGATTCACGACGGTCGAGCGAGTGTTGGACGACGAATCGTTCCGCCGCGCGATGACCTCGGGGCGTGCCAGCGTCGGTTTGCGGATACCGCCCAACTACAGCGACCGGATGGTCCGCGGCGAGCAGGTTTCGGTGCAACTGCTGATCGATGGCAGCGATTCCCAGGTCGCCACGACCGCCCTCAACACCGCCCAATTGCTGGGCCTAAATCTGTCGATCGCGATCGCTCAGAACATGAGCGAAAACCTTCACGTTGCCCCCGCCCGAGACGAACTGGGACGCGGTGCGGTTCCGATCGAGATCCGGCCGCGATTGCTTTACAACCCCGACCTCGACAGCTCCCATTTCTTCGTCCCAGGATTGGTCGGCATCATCCTGCAACTGGTGACGGTTTTCCTGACCTCATTCGCCATCGTCCGCGAACGCGAACTGGGGACACTGGAACAACTGTTCGTTACACCGGTCAGCCGCAGTGGGCTGCTGCTTGGAAAACTGGTCCCCTACGCCGTCCTTGGCTTCATCGCCACGCTGATCGTTCTGTCGGCGATGGTCTTCGTTTTTGGCGTCCCGATCCACGGCAGCCTCACCCTGTTGCTCTGCCTCACGCTGTTGTTCATGACCTGCTCGCTGGGCCTTGGCCTGCTAGTCTCGACGATCTCCAAAACGCAGCTCGAAGCGCTGCAGTTTGCCTTCATGATCATGTTGCCCTCGGTGCTGCTATCGGGATTCATGTTCCCTCGCAGCGAGATGCCTTGGCCGATCTACCTCGCCTCGTTCGGAATTCCTGTCACCTATTACATCGAGATCCTGCGTGGCGTCGTCTTGCGAGGGGCCGACCTGCTGGATTTGCTAGCCCCCGTCGCCGGGCTGTTTCTCTGCAACGTGATCGTACTGGGGCTTAGCCTAGCCCGATTCCGCAAAACGCTCGGCTAGCGAATCGGAGGGGCTTCAGTTGTTTAACCGCATTACGGTTCAATGAAGGAGCCTCGGACCGTCGAAAGAATTCGCGGCGGGATGTAGTGGACGAGGTTACGAGTCCCAGCGGTTTGGTCTGATGCAAAAGGACTCGTAACCTCGTCCACTACGCTTCGTTGACGGCATTGCGGTTAGACAAGATTGACCGTTGTTGTCGAGCGTTGCACCGATGGTAGTGGTGGTGGGCGTGGCTACACCATCTCTTCAAATCGTCTCCGGCAGATTATCCTGAAATGACCGAACTCTCCTTGCCGAACGAATTCATGTCATCCGATTCCGATCCCGCCGCCAACGACCCTCAAGGCTCGCTGTTCAGCCTCGATGGGCCCGCGTGGGAAACCGATGTCCATGAACAGATCACCGTTGCAACGGTCGTCTTTTCGGAGATGCCTTTTGGCCCGTTCGATTACAGCGTCCCCAGCGAACTTGTCGACAGCGTTCGCCCCGGCATGCGATTGCAAGTTCCGCTGGGCAAGCGACGCAAACCGATCACCGGTTGGTGCACGAAAGTCACCGCGACGACGACCGGCGGGATGGCACTGAAACCGATCGATTCCTGCTTCGACGAAAAACCGCTCTGCAACGCCAACCTGATCCAGTTGGTGCTCTGGATGGCGCACTACTACCAGGCACAACCCGGCCAGGTTTTCGACGCCTTGATTCCGGCGGGAGTGCGGATGGGAGCCGGCACGCGTGCGACCACCTTCTTCACTCCGACGCAACAAGCGCTGGACGACGACGTCGTGGCGAAACTGCCAGCCAAACAGCAGTATGCGTTGCAGTATCTGATCGCCGCTGCCGAACCGATGACGCTCCGCGATCTAGCCGACCAAGCCGGCTGCACCGAGGGACCGATTCGCCAGCTGTTGCAAAAAGAATTGATCGTCGGCGAAGTCCGCCGCGTGATGACGCCTGGCATCCTGCCGTCGCGTAACAACGTCATGACCGACGCCCACAGTTTGACCAAAGAACAGTCCGCGGCACTTGCCGAAATCTGCGCTGCTCTCGACTCGGGAAAACATTCGACGCTGTTGCTGCACGGCGTTACGGGGAGCGGCAAAACGGAGGTCTACATCCAAGCGATCGAACACCTGCAACGCTTCGGCCGCCAAGCGATCGTGCTGGTCCCAGAGATCAGCCTGACGCCGCAGACTCGCCAACGGTTCCAGGATCGTTTCGAAAGCGTCGCTGTGCTGCACAGCCACATGAGCCCCGTCGAACGGAACCATCACTGGCAACGGATCGCCGAAGGGCAGGTTCAAGTGATCGTTGGTGCCCGCAGCGCCATCTTCGCTCCGACGCCTCACCTGGGACTGATCGTGATCGACGAAGAGCACGACGCGTCGTTTAAACAGGACACGATCCCGCGGTATCACGCTCGCGATGTCGCCCGCTACCGAGCGCATCTGGAGGGGATTCCGTTGATTCTCGGATCGGCCACTCCGGCTCTCGAATCGTGGAATGCCGCGAAGAAGGGAATTTACAAACGCATCCCGCTGCATCGACGCGTCGGCGATCGCCCGATGCCTCACGTGCAACTTGTCGACCTGCGACTGAAGGAAGATCGCACCGGCGGGTCGATCAGCCGCCCGCTGATGCAAGCGACTCGCGCGGCGCTGGCCAAAGGAGAACAAGCGATCCTGCTGCTGAACCGCCGCGGTTTTGCCACGACGATCCAGTGCCCTTCGTGTGGTCACGTCGTCGCCTGTCCCGATTGTGAAATGCCGCTGACGCATCACCGCGATGGCAGCAAAGCCGTCTGCCACTATTGCGATTACCAGATCGGAACGCCTCCCTGGTGCCCGGAATGCCGATTCGATGGCATCCGTTATTCGGGGCTGGGAACACAGAAGCTGGAGATGGAAGTCAAGGCAAAGTTCCCCGAAGCGGTCATCGCTCGGATGGACAGCGACACGATGCGACGCCCGGGGAGCCACGAACGCGTGCTGTCGGCATTCCGCAGCGGCGAGATCGACATCCTGCTGGGAACGCAGATGATCGCCAAAGGGCTCGACTTTCCCAACGTCACCCTCGTCGGCGTGATCAATGCCGATTCGGCGTTGCACTTTCCCGACTTCCGCGCCGCCGAGCGGACGTTTCAGCTGGTCACTCAGGTCGCGGGCCGAGCCGGACGTGGAGACGCTGGTGGCGAAGTGGTCGTGCAAACCTATACGCCCGAGCATCCAGCGATCCAAGCCGCGTCCAAACACGACTACTTCAAGTTTGCCGAAGAAGAGCTGCAGCAGCGACAGAAGTTCGCTTACCCGCCCTTTGGCCGTATCGCCCGGATCATCATCCGTGGCAGCGAGGAAACACTAACCGAAGCTTTCGCCGACAACTTGGTCAGCAGCCTGGAACGGGCTCGCGATGCACAGCAAGCCGAAATTCGAATCCTCGGCCCCGCGCCGCCGCCGATCGCCAAGCTGCGTGGCAAATACCGATTCCATATCCTGCTGCAGTGCCCCGACGCGGGAATGCTAGGGAACGTGATCCGCACCGCGACCAGCGAGCATCGATCGGGCGAAGACATCCAATACGTTGTCGACATCGATCCGCTGGATATGCTTTAGAAACCCTCACTCACAGGAATGACATGACAATGCTTGGACTTCTCGCCATCGGCCTGATCGCTTTCATCATCGTCGCAGCCGCCGTATTGGTGGTTTACGGCGGAAACAAAAAATGACGCAGCGCGGCTATCGGGAGCCCAAACTCCCGACTCGCTCATTTAATAATGATTGCTCGACACAATTCAGATCACAACCCGTTACGAAAACAGCTGTTTGATCACGTTGCCATCGCGGACCAGCGTGATCGGGCGGCCCGTTTCGGTGTGATATTCCTTCGTCGGATCGATACCCAGGTTGTGATAGAAGCTGGCTGCGACATCGTCGGGGGTGATCGCTTCGTGCCGCGGAGCTGATGCGGTGTCGTCGCTCTCGCCGATCACCTGGCCGCCGCGGACGCCGCCACCCGCCATCAGCATGAACATGCAGCGTGGGTAGTGATCGCGGCCTCCTTCGGCCGATCGGGTGTTGATCTTCGGGGTCCGTCCGAACTCGCCGGTCACAAAGACCGCTGTCGATTCCAACAGCCCCTTGGCTGCCAACGAATTCAGCAGGCCGCTGAGTCCGGCATCCAATTGCGGCAATAGCCCCGACTTCAACTTGGTCCAGTTGTCGACATGCGTATCCCAGCCGCCTAGAGTCAGACCAACAAACCGCACTCCCGACTCTACCAACCGCGTTGCCAACAGACAGCTTTGGCTGAAGGTTTGATCGTCGAACATCTTGGTGATGTTTTCCGATTCTTTGCTGATGTCAAAAGCTTGCCGCGTGCGTGTCGACGTGATCATCGAATAGGCTTGCTCGCTGAAGCGATCGAGTCCCTGCAGCAAGGAGCTCGATTTTTCGATCGACGCCATCCGCCGATCCAAGCTACTCAACAGATCCTGGCGACGACGCATCTGATCGACCGTCATCCCGTTGGCCAGCTTGATGCCTCGGACCGCAAACGGTTGTCCCGCTCGAGGTGTTGCGTTGGTATTCAGCGGCGCGTATTGAACTCCCAAGAAACCGGGACGTTGATTGATATTGGGGACCGCCACAAAACCGGGGATCTCGCGATCGCCAGGGCGTTCCATCGAGACGACCGATCCGAAACCGGGATACTCCAACGATGGCAGCGGACGCGAACCGGTGTTCACATATTCCTGCCCCAACGCGTGAGCGGCCAGCGTGTGACTGACGCCACGCAGGATCGCAAACTTGTCGGCACAGCCGGCCAGCTTGGGAAGATGCTCGGAAAACTCAATGCCCGGCACGTTCGTCTTGATCGGTCGGAACGGCCCGCGAACCTTGTCATCCGCCTCGGGCTTGAGATCGAAGGTGTCCATGTGCGATGGACCGCCGGGCAGGTTGATGAAAATCGCCGACTGCGCCTTGGCTCCCGCTTGAACCTCGCCCGCTTCGGCGATACTCAGATAGTTCGTCAGCGAGAACCCACCAGCGGCCAACGCTCCCACTCGCAGCACATCGCGTCGGCTGACACCATCACACGTTTTTGAGATACCCATCGACTATCGCTCCAAATTTCTTATCACACCGATCTAAACTTGCGTCTTCATTTTGTCTGCGTTGCCCGAAGGCATCAGTGATTCAACACAAACTCTTTTGTGTTTAACAACGCCCACAACAGGTCACCTACCCCGCTGGCAACCGAATCGCCTGCTTCGATATAAGCCAACGAACTGCTCAGTTCCTCCGGCTCCGGATACCGCGCGACCGTTCGCAGGTAAGCCTGTTGGACCAAGTTGGTCAATTGTTTGCTGTCCAGTTCTGCCGCTTTGCCAGCGAGCAGATCCTGGACTTCGCCCGTTTGCAACGCTTTGATTCGCTTGCTGACTTGAGCGATCTGCTGATTTATTCGCGTGGTCTTAATCTTCAGTTGCTCCTCCGAAATGGAGGAATTCTTTTCTACCTTGACGAGCGTCTGGACCAGCTCCTGTCGACGCTTCTTCATCATCTGGATTTGACGCTGACGCGCTTCGTTGCCTTGCTGCTTCGCCTTCGCCAGTGCTGCGTCGCTGACCAGCATCGGCTGCCCCAAGCTCTTCATCTGCTCAGCCAACCAACCGTTGCGGTCGTACAGCCGATTGGTGACATCTTCATCGTTTTGCAGATAAACCGTTTGCAGCAGGTTCGGATCTTCGGATCGATCGCAATCGCAATTCGATTCGCGAATCGAGCGGCCAAAGACCTGCAGGGCGTACGACGAACCGCGGCCGTTGTTGCGAGGGCTGCTCGAAGCAATCCCCACGGCGCGACCGTCGCGGCTGCTGCACAATTGGGCCGCCTGTTTATCGCTGGCTGTCGCAACCAAGATCGCGTCGTAAAGCGTTTCGGCGGGCAGGCGTCGCGGCACAAAGTGGCTGAAATTGCGAACGTCCAACGCGTTGGTCTCGTTCGTTTGCCAGCTGCGTTGGTAAGCATCGCTGTCGACGATCGTGCGGTGCAGCCACTTCATGTCGTATCCGCTTTCGATGAACCCATCGGCAAGATAGTCCATCAGCGGAGCGTTGCTTGGCGGATTGGCGAGATTCAAATCGTCGACCGGATCGACGATCCCGCTGCCAAAATAATTTGCCCACACGCGGTTCACGATCGCTTTGGCGAAGTAGGGATTGCTGGGATCGCGGAGCCACTGCATCAGTTTCTCTCGCGCCATTTCATCCAATTGGACGTAGTCACCTCCCAGCAGTTTGGCCGTCGGCGGCTCGACCACTCGCCGCGCTTTCTGCCCTGGTTTGCGAACCATCTTGGCATTGCCGCGAATTGGGCGCTCGACGACCTCGGGGAACGGAATCACCGCCCCCTTGTTGAATTCCTTTTGCAACTCTCTGCGAAGCTGGTTCCCCTTCAGGTCGGAATCCATCTTCGTCATCATCGCTTCATACTGCTCCAAGTCCTCCTTGTCGCGCGGCTTCTGGCTCAGTCCCACCGTTTGGAATAAGTTCTTGAATTCATCGAAGTCCTGCTTGGACCATTGGTCGAACGGATGCTTGTGGCACTGGGCACATTGAATCCGGATCCCCAAAAACGAATACGCAAATCCGATCGCCCGGTCTTCGGTCTGTCGGAAATTGCGGCGTGCCCAGAAATAGGTCAGCCCAGGTCGATCCGCAAACCCATCCATCTCGCCGTTGCGACACGCGGCCCCCATCGCTTCGCAATACTCTCGATACGATTCCCCCTCCTCACGCGATTGGGCGACAACGATCCCTTCGACCATCTCGTCATAGGGCATGTTTTCTTCGACCCGGCGATGGATCCATTCATACCAATGTTGCGTCGGAGCCTGACGGATCGGCGAGACGTTGTTTAATTGAGCATCGCTGTTGCCGGTCCAGTCGCAGAACCGCGTCGTCCACCAAGCGGCATAACCGGGGCTGGAGAGCAGTTCTTCGACCTTGCGTTGACGCTTGTCGCTGCTTTGGTCGGCGATAAACGCCGCCGCGTCGGCTGCGGTCGGCAGCGTCCCCGAAATGTCGAGGCTCGCCCGACGCAGGAACTCCGCGTCGGAGCAGATCTCCGACGGCACGATCCCCAGCTTTTGCAACTTGACCGCAATCAAGCGATCGACCTCGGTCCGCGTTTCCCGCTGCGGATAGTCGTCGCCGGTCAGCTGCGAAACAGGCCGAATCACCGCGACCGGAACGACCGCGTTGTCGTAAGAAACGACGACATGCGTGTCCCCGACACCGGTGCAGGTGACGTTCCCCGATTCATCGATGGTCGCGATCGCGTCGTCGTTGGTGTGGAACCGGCACAGACCGGTGACCTCTTCACGCGTGCCATCTTCCCAATGAGCAACCGCCCGCAACGAAGTCGTTTGTTTGTCTTGATCGAACAGAATCTCTACCGGCCCAACTTCCAAGCGTTCCAGTTTCTTGCGTTGCTTGGCATCGTAGTTCGCCCCAGCCGCGATCCACGTTCGCAGCACGCGATATTCCCAACCGTCTTTGTCGAATCGCTTGCCACCTTCGTGCATGTCCTCGTCGATCGGCTTGGCCAGAACCAAGCTTTCGTCGACGTCGGTGGTATCGATCCGTCCCGAATCGGCTTCGAGCATCGCCTTGTGATCGGCTTCGAAATCGTAACCAAACAGCGACAGCATGAAACCGCCACGCCCCTGGAACGACCCGTGGCAGGAACGCCCGTTGCAACCCAGCCGCCCCATCAAAGGACTGATGTGTTTTTGAAAGTCGGGGATCTCGGAAGTCTCGCTGCCGACGGCAAATCGCGTGCCCAGCTCCGGCAGAACCGATTCATCGCCACGCGGATCGGGCTTCGCTGCAAACGCGACGCTGGCGACCAACATCGCCAGCGCACCACAGGCCACACGACTGGCTGCGATCCATTGATCAAGACCGATTCGATGCATCATTTCTCGCTCTTTCATTGGGGAATCCGAGACTCGTTATTTGTTTTCTGGCGTTTGGGGATCTGTCGCAGGCTTCGACTTGGCGTTCTTCTTCGTCCGTGCGGCGGCATTGGGGCGGACCTGTTTGGCATCCAGTCGCCGAATCGCCGAGGTATACGCTTTGTCCGCATTTTTCTCAGCGTCGACGTTCTCTAGCTGGTCGGTCAGTCGCTGCAATTGGGTCTGCATGCGGGCGATCCGCTCGGTCAAACGAGCCTTCTCGTGCTGCGCCCGCGCCACCTTCGCCTGTTCTCGACTGGCGATCGCTTTTCGCAACTGCGCTCGCGTCTTTTCGTTGTCGCGAACCTGCAACTGAGCCAACGCGATGTCGACTCGCGTCTGCCATTGCAGGAACGTAAGTTCCAATTCAAATCCGTCCGGGTCGCGCTGCTGCAGCTGTTCCAACCGTCGCGACGTCCGCGCCAAGTCGCCGATCGCTTTTTGGTATTCCTTGGCAGAATGTTTCTTCAACGAAGCAAGCACCGACTCCAACTCGGGCAGATGCGACTTCACGAACTCCGTCACCCGGCGTTCGCCTTCGGCAGGCCGCTCCGCAGCGGAACCGTCAGCTTGAGCGATCGCGTCGCGCGAGAGATCGTATTCGGCCGCGAGACCGTTGGTAGCGGCAAGCACTAACAAAAAACAAACCGCGACGCCGCACCATTTCGACAAGAAATTAACTTCGTTCACGATCCGCTCCTTCGATGCCTTCGGGCTCACTGGTGCGTTCGACCTGCGCGACCCCAAGGCTTAACCAGGAAGGGACCTCGTCGACAGTGGTGTCAAAGTCGATGGTGGTCGCATCTTGCCCGACGTCGAGATCGTCGCCGCGAAAGACGACGCGATTCTCCGCCCAGGCGTGAGCAACCAAGGCATCGTCGACTCCACCGCCAGTCGTTCGGCTGGCCTGTGGTGCATGTCCAACCGGTGCAAACCAAATCACAAACAGCACCAACGCGGCCAAACTTGCCACCGCGCCAGCAACTCGCAGGAACGAGGTCGAAGCGTGAAGCGGGGCCGCGATTGGTTGCTCGGCAGGCGATTGGCAAGCCTCTCCCAGTTCGACCAACAAGTCGGCTTGCTGGGCAATACACTCCAGCAGCTCCGGCGACGACTGCATCTGCAATTCAAACGCCTGCAGATCGTCCCCCTGCAGTTCGTCGAGCAGATACAGCCGACATCGATCGATCTGTTCTTGGTTACTCATAGCTGTCACGGTCTTTAGATTCTTAACGGTTCAATTTTCAAAAGCTCGGCGACGGGTCGGCTGCTGCCTACAAATCCTCGCCCAACTGCTGGCCCAATTTTCGCAGCGCCGTCTGCATTCGTCCCAACGCCGTCCCTAACGGGATTTGCAACTGGTCGGCGATCTCGCGAAACCTCAACCCTTCGACAATCCTTAATCTGACGATCATCTGCAGCTCCTCGGGCAACTGCGACAACTCGCGTCGGACCTGCTGCAATCGCTCCTGGCGAAGCAACCGATCGACGGGGGAATCGTGTCGCCCGGCGGCATGCTGCAGCGCTTCCGCCGATTCCATCGGCCCGGCCAGTTTGCGACGGCGAAACAACTGCATCGCTTCGTTGTGGGCGACGCGGAACAGCCAAGCTCGGCGAGTTCCGGCAGCCGAAGCGCCCCCTTTCTCTTGGAGGATCGCAAAGGTCGCTTGCAAGCAGTCCTGGGCATCGTCAGCGCTGCCGGTCAATCCGGTCAAAAAACGCAGCAACGACGCAGCATGCTGCGCGTGCAACTGCGCCGCTTCGTCGGCACTCAATCGTGTCGATTCGCGTTCGTTCACTCGGTTTTCACTTGGCGGACAGGCACTGGCACAAACCTAGATGCTTGGCGGCGGGAGTTTATTGTCACGGTGCGAAAAGAATTTGGAAAAAATGCGAATCGCCAAGATGAATCCGCCCTTGTGCGAACGATTTTAGCGTAGCGGCCGCCGGCGAACGCCACGATCGGCGACCTGCGGGGCTGTAATAATCGGCAAAAAACCTCTATTCTGCCTGTTCGCACACCATCCGTTTCCCTATCGCAACCGATCACGAGATCCTCATGGCTGACACAGACAAAAAGAAGTGGATTGGCTTCGACCTAGGCGGCACAAAAATGCTGGCGGTTGTTTACGACCAGGACCTCAAGCCGCTGGGCCGTCGCCGGCGTCGCACCAAAGGAAATTCGGGGGCGGATTCGGTGATCGAACGGATCATCGGTGCGATCGAACGCGCGTTGGAAGAGACCGACACGAAGGCCGAAGAGCTCGCTGGCATCGGTATCGGCTGTCCCGGCCCTGTCGACCCCAACACCGGATTGGTCCACGTCTGCGTCAACCTGGGCTGGGAAAACGTCAACATCGGCAAGATCCTTCACAAACAGTTCGGCTGCCCCGTGCATGTTCTGAACGATGTCGATGCAGGCGTCTACGGCGAATATGTCGATGGCGCGGCGAAGAAGTCGCGATGCACCGTCGGCATTTTCCCAGGGACCGGGATCGGCGGCGGATGCGTATACGAAGACACGATCCTGCACGGCGCCGACATCAGTTGCATGGAGATCGGACACACGCGGATCAGCAGCGGATCGCGGACCAGCGGTTACGATCTGTCGGGAACTCTGGAAGCCGAAGCGAGCCGGTTGGCGATCGCAGCCGAAGCGGCCAAAGCGGCTTACCGCGGGATGGCACCTCATCTCTACAAAGAGACCGGCATGGATCTTTCGGAGATTCGCAGCGGTGCGTTGGCCGATTCGGTCAAGCATGGCGACACCGAAGTCAAAGAGTTGATCGA from Rosistilla carotiformis includes the following:
- a CDS encoding ABC transporter permease; translated protein: MNENVLSVRNLSRSFGDLVAVQDVSFDVRKGEIFGLLGPNGSGKSTIIRMLLGILPPSGGDATVLGHDVRTESEQIKHRVGYMSQSFSLYGDLTARENIDFYGRIYGLSPSQLERRADEVIELTGLGDRVSQFASTLSGGWKQRLALACALIHEPDLLFLDEPTAGIDPVARRRLWDLLFELSGRGVTLFVTTHYMDEAERCTDVGYIYLSRLLVRGKPSDLKRLPDVTPTGTRRCEMRIDSPTARLSELREIDGVLDATLFGDTIHLLLAEELSDRELVSRMETEPDQVQLRPVEPSLEDVFVTLTQAAERDPDSFQAPAPTEAAANEAVDESEPLQKPSPASPSGSPPRRRSSGFVAVLTKEFAHVRRQPSTLVFLLLVPLMQTIIFGFALDTQIENIAMVVYDQDGRRQGRELVDAFHNTRRFTTVERVLDDESFRRAMTSGRASVGLRIPPNYSDRMVRGEQVSVQLLIDGSDSQVATTALNTAQLLGLNLSIAIAQNMSENLHVAPARDELGRGAVPIEIRPRLLYNPDLDSSHFFVPGLVGIILQLVTVFLTSFAIVRERELGTLEQLFVTPVSRSGLLLGKLVPYAVLGFIATLIVLSAMVFVFGVPIHGSLTLLLCLTLLFMTCSLGLGLLVSTISKTQLEALQFAFMIMLPSVLLSGFMFPRSEMPWPIYLASFGIPVTYYIEILRGVVLRGADLLDLLAPVAGLFLCNVIVLGLSLARFRKTLG
- the priA gene encoding replication restart helicase PriA, with amino-acid sequence MTELSLPNEFMSSDSDPAANDPQGSLFSLDGPAWETDVHEQITVATVVFSEMPFGPFDYSVPSELVDSVRPGMRLQVPLGKRRKPITGWCTKVTATTTGGMALKPIDSCFDEKPLCNANLIQLVLWMAHYYQAQPGQVFDALIPAGVRMGAGTRATTFFTPTQQALDDDVVAKLPAKQQYALQYLIAAAEPMTLRDLADQAGCTEGPIRQLLQKELIVGEVRRVMTPGILPSRNNVMTDAHSLTKEQSAALAEICAALDSGKHSTLLLHGVTGSGKTEVYIQAIEHLQRFGRQAIVLVPEISLTPQTRQRFQDRFESVAVLHSHMSPVERNHHWQRIAEGQVQVIVGARSAIFAPTPHLGLIVIDEEHDASFKQDTIPRYHARDVARYRAHLEGIPLILGSATPALESWNAAKKGIYKRIPLHRRVGDRPMPHVQLVDLRLKEDRTGGSISRPLMQATRAALAKGEQAILLLNRRGFATTIQCPSCGHVVACPDCEMPLTHHRDGSKAVCHYCDYQIGTPPWCPECRFDGIRYSGLGTQKLEMEVKAKFPEAVIARMDSDTMRRPGSHERVLSAFRSGEIDILLGTQMIAKGLDFPNVTLVGVINADSALHFPDFRAAERTFQLVTQVAGRAGRGDAGGEVVVQTYTPEHPAIQAASKHDYFKFAEEELQQRQKFAYPPFGRIARIIIRGSEETLTEAFADNLVSSLERARDAQQAEIRILGPAPPPIAKLRGKYRFHILLQCPDAGMLGNVIRTATSEHRSGEDIQYVVDIDPLDML
- a CDS encoding HlyD family secretion protein, with the protein product MIKRIAPLALLTAVLIGVLAYSQRATGPLKVSGFIEADEIRIGSRVGGRVAAVLVEEGATVAKGQELVRLEPFDLIESQREAAAQLAARQADLDRLAAGYQPEEIRQAKARVDQIAAQLEKLTNGPRPEEIAAAKGRQQAAEVELTLAQRTLDRASNLRDSNAVSQQEYEEADEKMKSARANLTVRNNELQLLEAGTRQEELDEAKAKLAEAEAAWELMKNGYRNELVRQAAAARDAAQATLDAIGQRLDELVIRSPVAGVVEALELQPGDLVSASGPVMSLMDNTNLWVRAYVPENHLDLQVGQRLPMSVDSFPDERFACEISFIARRAEFTPSNIQTPEERSKQVFRIKATLVEGLDRLRPGMSADLWLGEIEQPSAKNADE
- a CDS encoding DUF1501 domain-containing protein, coding for MGISKTCDGVSRRDVLRVGALAAGGFSLTNYLSIAEAGEVQAGAKAQSAIFINLPGGPSHMDTFDLKPEADDKVRGPFRPIKTNVPGIEFSEHLPKLAGCADKFAILRGVSHTLAAHALGQEYVNTGSRPLPSLEYPGFGSVVSMERPGDREIPGFVAVPNINQRPGFLGVQYAPLNTNATPRAGQPFAVRGIKLANGMTVDQMRRRQDLLSSLDRRMASIEKSSSLLQGLDRFSEQAYSMITSTRTRQAFDISKESENITKMFDDQTFSQSCLLATRLVESGVRFVGLTLGGWDTHVDNWTKLKSGLLPQLDAGLSGLLNSLAAKGLLESTAVFVTGEFGRTPKINTRSAEGGRDHYPRCMFMLMAGGGVRGGQVIGESDDTASAPRHEAITPDDVAASFYHNLGIDPTKEYHTETGRPITLVRDGNVIKQLFS